The following nucleotide sequence is from Bradyrhizobium roseum.
TTTGGCCGGCGATCGTGTTGATCAGTTCGACCACGTCGCCGATCCGCGACGCCGCCTTCGACAGTTCGGCAACACGATCGTTGGTGTTGCGCGCCTGATCGACGGCCTCGTTGGCCATCCGTGCGGATTCCTGCACCTGCCGGCTGATCTCGTTGACCGATGAGGAGAGCTCCTCGGTGGCCGACGCCACCGACTGCACATTGGTGGACGCTTCTTCCGACGCCGCCGCGACCATCGTGGTCAGTTCCTGCGACCGCTCGGCGGTACCGGTCAATGTCGTGGCGGACGCCTCCAGTTCGGTGGAAGCCGACGACACGGTCTGGATGATCTCGCCGACGGCTGATTCGAAGCTGTCTGCCAGTTTGATCATGTCGGCCTTGCGCTGCCGGGCCAAGATCTGATCCTGCTCGGCCTTGGCTTCCGCTTCCGCACGGGCCTTCTGCTCGGCCTTGACCTTGAAGATCTCGACCGCCTGCGCCATGTCGCCGACCTCGTCGCCGCGGCCGAGACCGGGCAGGACGACCTCGAAATTGCCGTCCGCCAGCTCCCGCATGCCGGCGCACAGGCCGATCACGGGCTTGGAAATCGCGCGTCCGATCAGCCAGGCCAGTGCGATGCCCAGGATCATGCTGCTGATCGCGATGATCAGGATCAGGCCTTCGGTCGAGTTGATCAGATCGATCGTCTCATGCTCGATCTTCGTCTCCTCGGCGATGCCCGACTCCTTGATGCTCTCTGCGGCGGCGGCGATCGCCTGCGCCTCCTTGGCCATCTCGCCGTTGGCAAGTATCTCGATCTCGTGGGCGTCGTGGGCCGCCTTGTGGTAGGCGTCGGTGTATTTTTCGACGTTGCCGTTGACGTCAACGAAAATTTTGCGCGCTTCTTCGCTGACGATCCCGGCGCCGAACGCCGTCATCGTTTTCTTCAGCGCTGCAAGCGCCTTTTCGGCGCCTTGAGCAGCGCTCTCCTCGTGGCGGCCGAGCAGTTTGTTGACGTTCAACCGCGCCTGCATCAGGAGCTTGACAGCTTCGCCGGCCAGGACCACGGAGTTCGAATTGCCGGCCTTGGCTGCCGCGGTTTGAAGTTCCTCTATCTCGACACGCGACTTCGTGCCAAGCGGATCGAGAACGTCTCGGGTCAGCTTGTTCTGTTCCTGCTTGAGCGCAATCAGCTTGTCGAAGTTCTTGGCGTACTTATCGAACTGTTCGCCAATTTCGGCCATCTTGCCCCGCCGCTCGGGGTTCTTGATGTCATCGAGCCCCTGCTTGATGTTCTTTTCAAGAAGGTCCCGCATCCTGCGGGCTTCGGGGAGCAGGCTCTCGTCCCCCGAAATCGAGAACTCGCGCACGAACCGGCGGAAGGCGACGAAATTGCGATCGACGTTGCGGGCGATGCTGACCACCTTGACCCGTTGGTTGAACGCCTCGAATCCGTCAGAGACTTTGCCAAAGCCCCGATACGACAGCACCGATAGCACTGCCAACAAGGCCAGCACGACCGCAAAACCGATCATGATCTTGGTATTGATGCGGCGATTGGTGAAGAAGCCGAACAGCCCGGACGACGCGCCGGCGGCAGATGATGAAGCACTATTCACGGTAATATTCCTCGGTTCTTAGAATGAAAGATCAGGAGGCATCGATGAGGAAGCGGCGGTTTCGATTCTGCAGCGGACGGGCGTTGCCCGGAAACAACGCTGCGAATTTCTTGATTTGCTCGACCGAGGCCTCGACCGGCTCCTTGTGCACCGTCCAGGTCAGGCCCTCCGAACAGGGAGGCGTCGTCAACGACCCCATGTAACGGAAGTAGCCGCCGCTTTTCGGCAGGATGGCCGCGAGGTCGATCGAGCCGGCCAGTTTCACTTCCGGGCCTTCCTTGGCTGGCATCTGTTCGAAGAAGGTCTTCAGCGCGGCGTTCGCCGCGCCGGGCCGGATGAACACGCCGGTCACCGCCAGCGCGCCGGCGCTGGACTTGTGGACGAAATGGCATTCGAGATCGAAGCCCTTCCCATCCAGCAGATGTTCGCTCGGATGATGCAGATGAAACTGCAGCAGCTCGTAGCGCATACCGGCAATGACGCAGGCGCTGCCGGGATCGGCGTTGAACTGGATGGTGTGGCCGTTGTTGACCAGCCGGAGCGGCAACGCCTTGTAGTCATAACCGACCGAGCCGACATCGCCCTTGATGCCGTTGCTCAGATCGATCGGCGTCTGCTCGAGCCCGAGCTGGCACATCCTGAAGTCGGACTGCAGCTCTCCCCATTTCGCCGGGTTGCCGTCACCTTCATAGCTCCAGTGCGGCGTTGCCGCGCCGCCATGCGCCGGCTTCTCGGCGGCGACAGCTACTCCGGCCTTGAAGCAGCAGGCGCACGCCACTGCACCGCGAAGCAACATTCGGCGATCGATCGACATTTCAGGTCTCCAGGTTCTTGGTGTCTTGAGATTGGTGTTCATTTGCCGCGGCGGCGGCAGTGCGCGTGGAGCGAGTCGCGACGAATTCGCTGTTCTGATCTGACTCGGCCGTTAATTTCGTCGTCCGTACAAACACTGGGATGACCGGATTCATATGTTCGACGCCATTTGCCGTGCGACCTGAAGCTGCTGCTCGATGATGCCGATCTGGGATTCGAGATTCTGCTTTCGCGTCGCATCAGGTATTTCCCTCATGAGGAGACGCGCCTGCTGGGCGGCAAGGTCGAGCAACAGGATGGAGCGCTGAACTTTCAGCTTCACGATCGCGAGTTCGCCGGAATCGGGAAAATCAGCGGCGTCGGTTACGGCGTCCGCGGTCTCGACCAGGTGCGATCGCGCTGTGTCGGGACGATAACGCGCCTTCCGAATACTGATTACTTCTGACATTGGTTGGCCGTCGATCTCACGCTGCGCTTCAATGGGAAGCGTTCGACGTCAGACTAGATTAATCATGTTAGCGCGGCCTTAGACCAACAGGCGTCAAGACGCTCGTATCCCGCCACTTGCGACCGCCAATCGATCGGAAATCGGCAAACGCCGGCGTGCTGCGCCAAAACGCCCCCGTAAAACTACGGCGTTAAAGTCGCAGGGGTTGGAATTCGACGGATGAAGTGTATGCATCATACAATACATTAGATTCTTTCGGCGCCCGCATGATCGCGATTCAGAAACGAAACAATCCGCTGAGCAACTACCCAGTCATGTATTCCAGCGATCCGGACCTGGTCCGCGATCGGCTATTCGGTTTTTACAAGGCGACCCATTTCGACATCGCACGTCAAAAGAGCGAGTTTGCCGTGCGCGCAAACCATTTGCAGATCGGCGGCCTTGGACTTTCCTATTGCGACTATGCCAACGACGTCACGGTGGGATTCGGCGAGGACACATTCGTCCGGCAAATATTCAATCTTCAGGGCGAAGGCCAATATACAGCCGGCGGAAGATCGGCAGAAATCAGGGGCGGCAAATGGACAGCCGTGTTGCCGGCGTCAACGCCCCTGAGGCTCGACTTCAAGGCCCACTACTGTCAGTTCGTGCTCCGTATCGAAATGAGTGCGCTGCTGAGCAACCTCGGCATCCTGATCGGGCAGCCGGTGAGCCGCGAGCTGGTATTCGACCAGACCGGGGCCCGAGATCCGGCCATGGCAGCGCTGCGGCGACGGGTTTTCGACTTTGCAAACGACTTCAATGCGCGCGGGGCCTTCTTCACCGATCGAGCCGCCGCCGAGGTTGAGCGAATGGTGATCATGAAGTTTCTGATGTGCCACCAGCACAGCTACACCGATTTGCTGCTGCGGGAGCCGCTTCCGGCCGGATCTTCGGCGGTCAGGAAGGTAGAGGAGTTCATCGCCGCGAACTGGGACAAGCCGCTCGACATCGAGAAGATGGCTGCTTTGGCGCAAGTCAGCGCCAGAAGTCTGTTCCGGCAATTCAAGAAGGATCGGGGTTGTACGCCAGCGGAATTCGCCAAGGGCATCCGGCTCGATCACGCGCGGGACATGCTCCAGCGTTGCGACGCAGAAATTTCGGTGACGCAGATTGCGCTCAAATGCGGCTTTCAGAATCCCGGTCATTTCGCACGAGATTATCGGCTCGCATTCGGCGAATTGCCGTCTGAAACACTCAAGCGTGGTCGCCTGCCTCCCCACCTCCCGCAGTGATC
It contains:
- a CDS encoding helix-turn-helix domain-containing protein, which produces MIAIQKRNNPLSNYPVMYSSDPDLVRDRLFGFYKATHFDIARQKSEFAVRANHLQIGGLGLSYCDYANDVTVGFGEDTFVRQIFNLQGEGQYTAGGRSAEIRGGKWTAVLPASTPLRLDFKAHYCQFVLRIEMSALLSNLGILIGQPVSRELVFDQTGARDPAMAALRRRVFDFANDFNARGAFFTDRAAAEVERMVIMKFLMCHQHSYTDLLLREPLPAGSSAVRKVEEFIAANWDKPLDIEKMAALAQVSARSLFRQFKKDRGCTPAEFAKGIRLDHARDMLQRCDAEISVTQIALKCGFQNPGHFARDYRLAFGELPSETLKRGRLPPHLPQ
- a CDS encoding carbonic anhydrase, giving the protein MSIDRRMLLRGAVACACCFKAGVAVAAEKPAHGGAATPHWSYEGDGNPAKWGELQSDFRMCQLGLEQTPIDLSNGIKGDVGSVGYDYKALPLRLVNNGHTIQFNADPGSACVIAGMRYELLQFHLHHPSEHLLDGKGFDLECHFVHKSSAGALAVTGVFIRPGAANAALKTFFEQMPAKEGPEVKLAGSIDLAAILPKSGGYFRYMGSLTTPPCSEGLTWTVHKEPVEASVEQIKKFAALFPGNARPLQNRNRRFLIDAS
- a CDS encoding methyl-accepting chemotaxis protein; amino-acid sequence: MTVNSASSSAAGASSGLFGFFTNRRINTKIMIGFAVVLALLAVLSVLSYRGFGKVSDGFEAFNQRVKVVSIARNVDRNFVAFRRFVREFSISGDESLLPEARRMRDLLEKNIKQGLDDIKNPERRGKMAEIGEQFDKYAKNFDKLIALKQEQNKLTRDVLDPLGTKSRVEIEELQTAAAKAGNSNSVVLAGEAVKLLMQARLNVNKLLGRHEESAAQGAEKALAALKKTMTAFGAGIVSEEARKIFVDVNGNVEKYTDAYHKAAHDAHEIEILANGEMAKEAQAIAAAAESIKESGIAEETKIEHETIDLINSTEGLILIIAISSMILGIALAWLIGRAISKPVIGLCAGMRELADGNFEVVLPGLGRGDEVGDMAQAVEIFKVKAEQKARAEAEAKAEQDQILARQRKADMIKLADSFESAVGEIIQTVSSASTELEASATTLTGTAERSQELTTMVAAASEEASTNVQSVASATEELSSSVNEISRQVQESARMANEAVDQARNTNDRVAELSKAASRIGDVVELINTIAGQTNLLALNATIEAARAGEAGRGFAVVASEVKALAEQTAKATGEIGQQISGIQAATQESVGAIKEISGTIEKLSEISSTIAAAVEEQGAATQEISRNVQQAAQGTQQVSSNIADVQRGASETGSASSQVLSAAQMLSGDSNRLQTEVGKFLATVRAA